In one Rutidosis leptorrhynchoides isolate AG116_Rl617_1_P2 chromosome 8, CSIRO_AGI_Rlap_v1, whole genome shotgun sequence genomic region, the following are encoded:
- the LOC139862288 gene encoding 28 kDa ribonucleoprotein, chloroplastic codes for MAAVTTTTAITSLFSKCKANSISKSLISDPIFLRLTSTVSMLQVSSSLSHLRIDPIPISSKHPAMKVSASVAQEEAAVSVTAEEVEEQVSGNGGDQIEENSSVNKKLYFGNLPYLCDSAQLAGIIQDYGIPELVEVLYNRETGKSRGFAFVTMSTIEDCKAVIENLDGREYGGRTLRVNFSDKPKPKEPLYPETENKLFVGNLSWSVTSESLTELFSEHGNVVGARVLYDGETGRSRGYGFVSYSTKSEMETALQILNGVELEGRSLRVSLAQGKKQ; via the exons ATGGCTGCCGTTACCACCACCACCGCCATCACTTCCCTATTTTCCAAATGCAAAGCAAACTCAATATCAAAATCATTGATTTCTGATCCCATCTTTCTTAGATTAACATCAACAGTATCAATGTTACAAGTTTCATCATCCTTATCTCATTTGAGAATTGATCCAATTCCGATTTCCAGTAAGCATCCAGCAATGAAAGTATCGGCGTCGGTGGCTCAAGAAGAGGCTGCAGTATCAGTGACGGCGGAAGAGGTGGAAGAACAAGTTTCCGGCAACGGCGGAGATCAAATTGAGGAAAATAGTTCGGTAAATAAAAAGCTTTATTTTGGGAACTTGCCTTATCTTTGTGACAGTGCTCAGCTCGCCGGAATAATTCAAGATTATGGTATCCCGGAACTTGTTGAG GTACTTTACAACAGGGAAACAGGTAAGAGCAGAGGGTTTGCATTTGTGACAATGAGTACTATTGAAGATTGCAAAGCAGTCATTGAAAATCTTGATGGACGG GAATATGGTGGTAGGACGTTAAGGGTGAACTTTTCGGACAAACCAAAGCCAAAAGAGCCTTTATATCCAGAGACCGAGAACAAGCTATTTGTTGGAAATCTTTCGTGGTCAGTTACATCTGAGAGTCTTACAGAGCTGTTCAGTGAACATGGTAACGTAGTTGGAGCTAGGGTTTTATATGATGGTGAAACAGGAAGGTCTCGTGGTTATGGCTTCGTTAGTTATTCAACGAAATCAGAAATGGAGACAGCTCTTCAGATTCTTAACGGAGTG GAGCTAGAAGGACGATCACTGCGGGTTAGTCTAGCACAAGGTAAAAAGCAGTAA